The Pan troglodytes isolate AG18354 chromosome 6, NHGRI_mPanTro3-v2.0_pri, whole genome shotgun sequence genomic sequence CAAATCTTTTTAAGATAATGAAGTCTTTAGTCTgatacattaatatataattgataatttaatataaaagttcattatttttaatcatgTTCCTGAAGAATAAGTTATAAATCTGTGAATAACAGTCCATTAAATTAACACTTCATTTATagaaagaggaaatggaaaatcCTATCATATTCAAGGCTAGACTTCTGCCGAGAGTTGCTGAGTTTTTCATACACACTTGGCACACACAATTTACAGAGTTTGAAAGGGAAGGTAACTGAATATTCACATCTTTTATCTAGAGCTGAAGATTCTGAATTGTATTGACCATACACACTGATGGGGGGAAATTAGCATATTTCCCCAACttacaaatgtttataaattacttatgTATAACATGTATTGCATATAATAAAAGtacataaaatttagaaagatgaactattaaaatatatatatattcgtggccaggcgtggcggctaaagtcttaatcccagcactttgggaggctgaggtgagtggatcacccgaggtcaggagttcaagaccagcctgtccaacacagcgaaaccccgtctctactaaaaatacaaaaattggccaggcatggtggcaggcgcctgtaatcccagctacttgggaggctgagtcaggagaatcgcttgagctcgggaggcggaggttgcagtgagccgagatcgcaccactgcactccagcctgggtggcagagtgagactgtctcaaaaggaaacaaacaaacaaaggaacaaacaaacaaaatatatatatacacacacacatttttttcatgGTAAAATTATTTAGTGGGAGCATACAGGTGTGTGGGTGTGAACAACTGCCGTCGTGTTTAATTTCTTCGTGTGGCTGAAGGGCAAACACCATTGAAGGGCTGTTAGTTAGTCTGATGACTTTTTACTGTCTGGTAACACGTTCCTAAGACAGGCCTGTTCACAAGGGAAACATCCCAGGAGGCCCCTGAGAAAGTAGGGAAGTGAggaatggaagggagggaggcagtaaGTGATGTGTCTATGAAGAGGTTATCGCTGTAAGCAACTGGGGATGCCTCCTGCTGGGGCCACTCTGAGAAACAGCTCAGTGTCCTCTCACTGAGAGCTGAGGAAATCCAGGTGTTTATGCACGAAATGCCCCTCATTGGTTAAGGACGGCCCAGCTTGCCCCACATGCAGCCCGGCAGGCTGTGGCGTCAAGAAGACACCCTCAGAAGCCCTGGATGTTTGGAAACTGGTGGGCCAGAGTAGCAGGCCCAGGACTGGTGGGTGGGCACAGACGGCACCTGCTACATCTGCTAGGCTGCATTATGAACACGATTTCCAGCTCAGTTTCTTTGCAGTGTTCCTCTTAAACCCTTGAAAAGAACGTTCATTAGATAAGTGCATTTACGGTGAGATAGTTTTAACTGATAGGTAACGTAACTGATAGGTAACATACAAATGAACAAACCTGTGAGAACACTACTCTAAATCTCTTCCATTTTTCCCACGGAGTAACTCAGATACATATGTGACATATGACATTCTGACATACAGATTGAAGGAGACTGCTGAAGTCAATCTAAATATCAAACCAATATAAATTGATCTTTTCTTGAATTAAAATCAatagaatttctaaaattttcttcctCCACCACATCACCTTGTATATATACCCCTTGAGGTGCATGCTCCCGTTTGGGCCATCCCTGCACCAAAATTCCTGTCCaggctgagagtggtggctcacacctgtaatcccaacactttgggaggccaaggcaggcagatcacttgaggtgaggagttcaagaccagcctgaccaacatggcaaaaccccatctctactaaaaatacaaaaaatagctgggcgtggtggagcatgcctgtaatcccagctacttgggaggctgagccaggagaatcacttgaacccgggaggtggaggttgtagtgagccaagattgtgccatcacactccagcctgggcagcagggggagagagtccatctcaaaaacaacaaaaaaagtgccTCAGCTGGAAATGATTCAATCCATTTTGAGGTATGCCTGACTACTCTAAATAGGTAAGAAAATACTagtaattggctgggcatggtagctcacacctgtaattctagcacattgggaggccaaggtagatggattgagcccaggagtttgagaccagcctggccaacgtggtgaaacccatctctacaaaaaaatacaaaaattagcagggtgcggtggcccatgcttatagtcccagctactcaagaggccaaggtaggagggtCACCGGAGCCcagggggtcgaggctgcagtgagctgtgattgcaccattgcaccactgcactctagcctgggaaacagagtgagatcctgtctcaaaaaaaaaaaaaaaaaaaaaaaaacatctgagagagagaaaaggaaagaaaagacgcCAGGCTTTTacacctcatgcctgtaatcccagcactttgggaggccgaggcagatcacgaggtcaggagatcgagaccatcctggctaacacggtgaaaccctgtctctactaaaaatacaaacaattagccgggtgtggtggcgggcgcctgtggtcccagctactcgggaggctgaggcaggagaaaggcgtgaacccaggaggcggagcttgcagtgagccgagattgcgccattgcactccagcctgggcgacagagtgagactccgtctcaaaaacaaaacaaaacaaaacaagacaaaaattatctggatatggtgacgcatgcctctagtcccagctacttgggaggctgaggcacgagaatcgcttgaacctgggaggcagaggttacagtgggccaagatcacgccactgcactccagcctgggtgactgaacaagactccatctcaaaaaaaaaaaaaaagaaaaaaagaaatgcacttaaactttcttaaacaaaaaaagacttaacTGAATTCCAAAAACGTGACACAAAGTTATACATGTCCATTTTATTTAggcagatatatgtatatattatttatttccttttaaagcaAGCTTAATACAAAGTTTAATTGCTAAAATCACTTTGATTCAACAGCCTAGAAACAGAATAGTCTTTACTTTTACTGTGCTAGTTTAACAAATCCATTCTGTAAAGAAATACTGTTAATTCCCCTAGAGTTTAAAACTTTAGGGCTgggcacgggcctgtaatcccagcactttgggaggccgaggtgggtggatcacttgaggtccggagttcgagaccagcctggccaacatggtgaaacccccatctctattaaaaatacaaaaattagccaggcgtggtggtgggtgcctgtaatcccagctacctgggaggctgaggtggaagaatcacttgaacccaggaggcggaggctgcagcgggccgagattgtgccactgcactccagcctgggagacagagtaagactgtttcaaaaagaaaaaaaaaaagaaagaaaacttttggccacgagcagtggctcacgcctgtaatccctgcactctaGGAGGCACAcataggaggatcccttgaggccaggagttcaaggctgcagtgagccatgattgtgccactgcactccagcctgggagacagagcaagactctgtcttaagaaaaattttaaggctTGCGTAGTACCCTGCAAAAGACTATTTTATGATGTATATCAACAAAATTCAACCCCACTTTctccaataataaaaaaatgtttttttaaactgTTACTTTTTAAACAACGTGAAACTAATGAAAATTGGTTGCTGCTTTGAGAATCATCTTGTTTGGAGAAAAACATCCTGTGCTTCACCAGTTGCTGCCATGCCTTACAGAGATAAGGTCTGTAGTCTATGTCCACATCACACAGTCGTGGAGAGGCATGAGAAGGTTCTTCTGATGAGTTCGAGGCTTTCTGCATTATAGTTTGTGTCGTTGCAAAAAGAACCAGGCGATAGTCGTTTACAAGCTTCTCTAAGCACTGAGAACATTTCCTCAGAGTAGACTCCTGTAAGTTCACACTTTCTCCTCCATTGACGCGGTCTATCCAGTAAAAAGCTGACAGGCTATCcaaaatcaaaaggcagagaGATGGGTGACTACAAAACATACTTTCTAGTGAGTAAAGTGTAAGAAGTAAGTGGG encodes the following:
- the XRCC2 gene encoding DNA repair protein XRCC2, with protein sequence MCSAFHRAESGTELLARLEGRSSLKEIEPNLFADEDSPVHGDILEFHGPEGTGKTEMLYHLTARCILPKSEGGLEVEVLFIDTDYHFDMLRLVTILEHRLSQSSEEIIKYCLGRFFLVYCSSSTHLLLTLYSLESMFCSHPSLCLLILDSLSAFYWIDRVNGGESVNLQESTLRKCSQCLEKLVNDYRLVLFATTQTIMQKASNSSEEPSHASPRLCDVDIDYRPYLCKAWQQLVKHRMFFSKQDDSQSSNQFSLVSRCLKSNSLKKHFFIIGESGVEFC